One window of the Betta splendens chromosome 21, fBetSpl5.4, whole genome shotgun sequence genome contains the following:
- the fn1a gene encoding fibronectin 1a, with protein MSGSTFTAVLVALCIGSAVHCMPKEAHRERRQAPQHHVSSVSQDGCIENGHFYNVNDQWERPFLQSTLICTCHGVAGIKCKSKPEEERCHDKINQQFYAVGETYERPKDGMIWDCTCIGSGRGKISCTIANRCHEGGASYKIGDTWRRPHETGGYMLECVCLGNGKGEWTCKPVAERCYDNAAEASYVVGETWEKPYQGWMMVDCTCLGEGSGRITCTSRNRCNDQDTLSSYRVGDTWTKTDTRGHLLQCLCTGNGRGEWKCERHASLHTTSLGTGSRVITNIQPATDAKLHQDGPCRTDTELSYFIGQRWIKNQGAKQMICTCLGVGISCEQWDGPAPVYGGNSGGQPCVFPFVYKGKTYHSCTSDGRSDGQLWCSTASDFETDEKYSFCTEQNAIVATRGGNSNGALCQFPYLYNGRNYTDCTADGRRDGMKWCGTTTDYDAEQRFGFCPMAAHEEVCTTSEGAMYRVGDQWDKRHDVLGHMMQCTCVGNGRGEWSCVAYSQLKDQCIVDSLTYEVNQTFTKLHEEGYMMNCTCFGQGRGRWKCDAIDQCQEPETRTFYQIGESWDKVIHGIMYKCYCYGNGIGELSCEPQQSYPGGHRPVQVIITESGNQPNSHPIQWNAPSSAHITQYILKWRVKDTRSPWREVFIPGHLNSYTISGLKPGITYEGQLISVLRFGRREVTHFDFTTTYGSLATTQGETTQPPPVVDTSESVTEITSSSFVISWVSASDTVSGFRIQYELSEQGQGTGQPMVLDLPRTATSVNINELLPGRKYTVNVYEVIQGGEDNLILTTSQTTAPDAPAEHEVEKVEETSIMISWEKPLAPITGYRVVYTPSLEGESTELTLPDTATSVTLSDLRPGKLYNISIYAVEDSLESEPIFVQVNTAGDPLPDEVTSPTDLQFFETSDKKIVLTWSGPAGEVSGYRVTATPIDDSGSAQREVTLPVSQNAYMEVTDLQPGTLYRFNVFTIHNGEESLPLIGERTTKPDAPTDIHFANVTDVSAVALWFAPRAKISGYRLLLSEKGSNPWQLRLPARLTQYTLLNLRPRTEYSVTLHAEQDSALSEGETAAFATAPPIGNAPQFSTDVTNTSIVISWTPVPHVGYKLTVRPSQGGEAPRDVTSDSGSIFVSGLTPGVEYTYSVQPVINGHEQGMPITRRVVTPLSPPTDLNLESNPGTGELTVQWNGGSTSDITGYKVTCTPTNGQQGNSVEEFVEAGQNSCTLDNLSPGIEYNISVFTVKDDMESAPVSTVITPDVPQLTDLSFEDVGDTSISLRWSPLNVTAVTGYRITVVAAGESVPIFEDMVLPTTGHYTVHGLEPGIDYDISVITVSDNGESKPRTVTQQTSVPAPTDLTFGQVGPDTMEVTWVSPRVPNTANINSFLVRYHPIDYEDDITETIVGGSDNHVVLRNLLPSTEYLVSVVCVYEQRESSPVIGTHKTAMDSPVGLRFSEISTNSFTIHWLAPQSKISGYRIRYQMVAGGRSKNERLPPSRNHFTLTGLTPDTEYLVNIVAVSGTQESLPLSGTQKTISDAPTDLEVLDSTPTSITVRWDAPPVTVRYYRITHGETGGHSNSKEFTVPGSQSTATISSLKPGTDYTITVYAVTGRGDSPASSIPIYVTHKTGLDSPSGMEVKEVNDNSVTVSWSPAKGPIKGYRITAAPRNGQGSTFTEVVAPDQTDFTFSGLMPTVEYVLSVYTLGQDGESSPMVVNAVTELDRPKDLSFSDIDSTTLRLTWDSPEGIVTSYRILYSSSEEGERELRPAPRGDAESAVIYGLQPGTEYTVKVIALHDDTASTPLVGKQATAIPSPTNLHFSQVGPTSFTIHWAVTGQENRLTGLTGLTGYRVVVNPKDKSGPTKEINLAPDTTQAHVSGLMIATTYEVHVYALKNSLTSRPIQGEVTTLENISPPRRLRISDVNDSSITLTWRSKTETISGFLVEATPISSSSGYVPIQKTIDADSRMYTISGLEPGTTYKINMYTLKGNGRSPPLTLTASTAKPVVHPPTNIHFTSLNPNSISFTWEPSRSPRVTGYYVTYEEASGVPRELIPRPHAGQVYAVIDGLKPGTEYVIKIVALQNALRSTPLVGKARTQPATNHALLVPELPQLPSSHRPSPDILDVPDSYDDKIFNSNHVHLTGTSGQNQPGQQGQHIYTEYQSLGPNNGLHGPYSGPKEGQRPTIREPLIYIPVPGPDGNRVPLVKVSDGPLPGLAFGFPDNETELPQEAKTITTISWAQIPQTSEYEVSCNPITHLEEQGFQMRIPGTSNSATLIGLTSGASYNVVVEAMRGGAKEKVLEEVVTVGNAVSGDIPLTTGRDVCYDTFTHTYHEVGSEWERMSETGFKLWCRCLGLGSGHFRCDSSKWCHDSGNNYRVGEKWDRRGENGHMMSCTCLGNGKGEFKCEPHESTCYDDGKMYQVGNQWQKEYLGAICTCTCYGGQQGWRCENCRRPGGASEVEADLLQPVSSDVFDRYRENALRKLNIQCPIECLRPELLADAHGPAE; from the exons ATGTCCGGCAGCACCTTCACCGCGGTGCTGGTCGCGCTCTGCATCGGGAGCGCGGTCCACTGCATGCCCAAGGAGGCGCACCGGGAGCGGAGACAGGCGCCGCAGCATCACGTCTCTTCAGTCTCTCAGG ATGGTTGTATAGAGAACGGCCACTTCTATAACGTGAACGACCAATGGGAGAGGCCCTTTCTGCAGAGCACTCTGATCTGTACCTGCCACGGAGTAGCTGGCATTAAGTGTAAAAGCAAACCTGAAG AGGAAAGGTGCCATGATAAGATCAACCAGCAATTCTACGCTGTGGGAGAAACCTACGAGAGGCCCAAGGATGGGATGATCTGGGACTGTACCTGCATCGGGTCTGGGAGGGGCAAAATCAGCTGCACCATCGCCA ATCGCTGCCACGAGGGCGGGGCTTCATATAAAATAGGTGACACCTGGAGGAGGCCCCACGAGACAGGAGGCTACATGTTGGAGTGCGTGTGCCTCGGTAACGGCAAGGGAGAATGGACCTGCAAACCTGTTG ctgAGCGTTGCTATGACAATGCGGCGGAGGCATCCTACGTCGTCGGGGAGACGTGGGAGAAGCCGTACCAGGGTTGGATGATGGTGGACTGCACCTGTCTGGGAGAGGGGAGTGGACGCATCACATGCACCTCCAGAA ATCGCTGCAACGACCAGGACACGCTGTCCTCCTACCGCGTTGGAGATACCTGGACCAAGACCGACACCCGAGGCCACCTGCTCCAGTGTCTGTGCACAGGAAATGGCCGAGGCGAATGGAAGTGTGAACGGCacgcctcacttcacaccaccaGCCTGG GCACCGGCTCCCGTGTAATCACCAACATCCAGCCCGCGACTGATGCCAAGCTTCACCAGGACGGGCCCTGTCGGACAGACACGGAGCTGAGCTATTTCATCGGCCAGCGATGGATAAAGAACCAGGGGGCCAAGCAAATGATCTGTACCTGCCTTGGCGTGGGAATCAGCTGTGAGCAGTGGG ATGGACCGGCTCCGGTTTATGGGGGCAACTCTGGAGGTCAGCCATGCGTGTTCCCTTTTGTCTACAAGGGGAAGACCTACCACTCCTGCACCTCTGACGGCCGcagtgatgggcagctgtggtgCTCCACCGCATCTGATTTTGAAACGGACGAGAAATATTCTTTCTGTACAGAGCAGAATG CAATTGTGGCGACCCGCGGTGGCAATTCTAACGGCGCTCTGTGCCAGTTCCCCTACCTCTACAACGGGCGGAACTACACGGACTGTACCGCAGACGGACGCAGGGATGGCATGAAGTGGTGCGGCACCACAACGGACTACGATGCAGAACAGCGTTTTGGGTTCTGTCCCATGGCTG CGCATGAGGAAGTGTGCACGACGAGTGAAGGCGCCATGTACCGCGTGGGAGACCAGTGGGACAAACGTCACGATGTTCTAGGTCACATGATGCAGTGTACGTGCGTCGGCAACGGCAGAGGCGAATGGAGCTGCGTCGCCTACTCCCAACTCAAAG ACCAGTGTATCGTAGACAGTCTCACCTATGAGGTGAACCAGACCTTCACCAAACTGCATGAGGAGGGTTACATGATGAACTGCACCTGCTTTGGACAAGGACGTGGCCGCTGGAAGTGCGATGCCATAG ATCAGTGCCAAGAGCCAGAAACAAGAACTTTCTATCAGATTGGGGAGTCTTGGGATAAGGTCATCCATGGAATTATGTACAAGTGCTATTGCTACGGCAACGGCATCGGAGAGCTCAGCTGTGAGCCCCAGCAGTCGTACCCTG GTGGCCACCGTCCCGTGCAGGTGATCATTACAGAATCTGGAAACCAGCCCAACTCTCACCCCATTCAGTGGAATGCTCCGTCGTCTGCCCACATCACGCAGTACATTCTCAAATGGAGAGTG AAAGACACCCGCAGCCCCTGGAGGGAGGTGTTTATCCCTGGCCACCTCAATTCCTACACCATCTCTGGTCTGAAGCCAGGCATCACATATGAAGGTCAGCTCATCAGCGTGCTGCGCTTCGGCCGCAGGGAGGTCACTCACTTCGACTTCACCACCACTTATGGATCAC TGGCTACAACCCAAGGCGAGACAACCCAGCCTCCGCCTGTGGTGGACACGTCCGAGTCTGTGACTGAAATTACCTCCAGCAGCTTTGTCATCTCCTGGGTTTCTGCCTCAGACACAGTCTCTGGTTTCCGAATCCAGTATGAGCTCAGCGAGCAGGGACAGGGCACTGGACAGCCCATGGTGCTAG ACCTTCCTCGTACAGCTACCTCTGTGAACATTAATGAGCTTTTGCCTGGACGGAAGTACACGGTTAACGTCTACGAGGTCAtacagggaggagaggacaaCCTCATTCTTACCACTTCACAAACCACCG CACCTGATGCTCCCGCTGAGCATGaagtggagaaggtggaggagactTCCATTATGATCAGCTGGGAAAAGCCCCTGGCTCCCATCACTG GCTACCGCGTCGTCTACACGCCATCCTTGGAGGGCGAAAGCACGGAGCTGACTCTGCCGGATACCGCAACATCCGTGACCCTCAGCGACCTTCGGCCTGGGAAGCTCTACAACATCAGCATCTATGCTGTGGAAGACAGCCTGGAGAGTGAGCCCATCTTTGTGCAGGTCAACACAGCTGGAGATCCACTGCCAG ATGAAGTGACGTCGCCCACAGACCTGCAGTTCTTTGAGACATCCGACAAAAAGATAGTCCTGACGTGGAGCGGCCCGGCCGGCGAGGTCTCCGGTTACCGCGTCACCGCCACCCCCATCGACGACTCCGGCTCCGCCCAGAGGGAGGTGACGCTGCCCGTCAGCCAGAACGCCTACATGGAGGTCACGGACCTGCAGCCAGGAACGCTCTACAGGTTCAACGTCTTCACCATCCACAACGGAGAAGAAAGTTTGCCCCTTATTGGCGAGCGGACCACCA AGCCCGACGCTCCCACAGACATCCACTTCGCCAACGTCACCGACGTCAGCGCCGTGGCGCTGTGGTTCGCGCCGCGCGCCAAGATCAGCGGCTACCGCCTCCTCCTGTCCGAGAAGGGCTCCAACCCCTGGCAGCTCCGCCTGCCCGCCCGCCTCACGCAGTACACGCTGCTCAACCTGAGGCCCCGCACGGAGTACAGCGTCACGCTGCACGCGGAGCAGGACAGCGCGCTGAGCGAGGGCGAGACGGCGGCGTTCGCCACCG ctccaccgATTGGCAACGCTCCTCAGTTCAGCACCGATGTGACTAACACCTCCATTGTGATATCCTGGACTCCAGTACCACATGTTGGATACAAG CTGACCGTCCGCCCCAGTCAGGGAGGAGAGGCCCCCAGAGACGTGACGTCTGACTCTGGAAGTATTTTCGTTTCTGGCCTGACTCCAGGAGTGGAGTACACCTACAGTGTCCAGCCGGTCATAAACGGCCACGAGCAGGGAATGCCGATCACACGCCGCGTTGTGACCC cccTGTCCCCTCCCACTGATCTTAACCTGGAGTCTAACCCTGGCACCGGAGAGCTCACGGTCCAGTGGAACGGAGGCAGTACatcag ACATCACTGGCTACAAGGTGACGTGCACTCCCACCAACGGACAGCAGGGCAACAGCgtggaggagtttgtggagGCAGGTCAGAACTCCTGCACTTTGGACAACCTGAGCCCAGGGATCGAGTACAACATCAGCGTTTTCACTGTTAAGGATGACATGGAGAGTGCTCCTGTGTCCACTGTGATTACACCAG ACGTCCCACAGTTGACGGACCTCAGCTTCGAGGACGTGGGCGACACCAGCATCAGCCTCCGCTGGTCGCCGCTCAACGTCACGGCGGTCACTGGCTACAGGATCACGGTGGTGGCGGCCGGGGAGAGCGTGCCCATCTTTGAAGACATGGTGCTGCCCACGACGGGCCACTACACCGTCCACGGGCTGGAACCCGGCATCGACTATGACATCAGCGTCATCACCGTGTCGGACAACGGCGAGAGCAAGCCCAGAACGGTCACCCAGCAGACCT CTGTACCAGCTCCTACAGATCTGACGTTTGGCCAGGTTGGTCCTGACACGATGGAGGTCACCTGGGTGTCTCCCCGCGTCCCAAACACCGCTAACATCAATAGCTTCCTCGTCAG GTATCACCCCATTGATTATGAAGATGACATCACAGAGACCATCGTTGGAGGCAGTGATAACCATGTGGTGCTCAGGA ACTTGCTGCCCAGCACCGAGTACCTAgtgagtgtggtgtgtgtgtatgaacagAGGGAGAGCTCGCCAGTGATTGGCACCCACAAAACAG CTATGGATTCCCCGGTGGGCCTGCGGTTCTCCGAGATCTCCACCAACTCCTTCACCATCCACTGGCTCGCTCCCCAGAGCAAGATCTCCGGGTACCGTATCCGGTACCAGATGGTGGCAGGTGGGAGATCCAAGAACGAGAGGCTGCCCCCCTCCAGGAACCACTTCACTCTCACAGGGCTCACTCCCGACACCGAGTACTTGGTGAACATCGTTGCGGTGAGCGGGACCCAGGAGAGCCTGCCGCTCAGCGGAACCCAGAAGACAA TCTCCGATGCACCTACAGACCTGGAAGTGCTGGACTCCACCCCAACTAGTATCACCGTCCGCTGGGATGCTCCTCCTGTCACCGTGCGCTACTACAGAATCACTCACGGAGAAACAG GAGGTCACAGTAATTCCAAGGAGTTCACAGTGCCTGGCTCCCAATCTACTGCCACAATCTCCAGCCTGAAGCCTGGTACCGACTACACCATCACCGTCTACGCCGTGACCGGGAGAGGAGACAGCCCAGCTTCCAGCATCCCAATCTATGTCACGCACAAGACAG GCCTCGACTCTCCCTCTGGAATGGAGGTGAAAGAAGTGAACGACAACAGCGTCACAGTCAGCTGGAGCCCCGCCAAGGGTCCGATCAAGGGATACCGGATCACTGCAGCCCCTAGAAATGGGCAGGGCTCAACTTTCACTGAGGTGGTGGCTCCAG ACCAGACAGATTTTACCTTCTCAGGCCTGATGCCTACAGTAGAGTATGTTTTGAGTGTGTACACTCTTGGACAAGATGGGGAGAGCTCCCCAATGGTGGTGAATGCTGTAACAG AATTAGACCGTCCCAAAGACCTGAGCTTCTCAGACATTGACTCCACCACACTGCGACTGACCTGGGACAGCCCTGAGGGAATTGTCACGTCCTACCGCATCCTCTACTCCAGTTCAGAGGAGGGCGAGCGGGAGCTGCGTCCCGCTCCCAGAGGGGACGCGGAGTCCGCTGTGATTTACGGCCTGCAGCCTGGCACTGAATACACCGTCAAGGTCATCGCCCTGCACGATGACACCGCCAGCACGCCCCTGGTTGGGAAACAAGCTACag CCATCCCCTCTCCCACCAACCTCCACTTCTCCCAGGTGGGCCCCACCTCTTTCACTATCCACTGGGCTGTGACaggtcaggaaaacagattGACGGGCCTCACGGGCCTCACAGGCTACCGTGTGGTGGTGAATCCCAAGGACAAGAGCGGACCCACCAAAGAGATCAACCTGGCGCCAGACACCACTCAGGCACACGTCTCTGGCCTGATG aTTGCAACTACTTATGAAGTCCATGTTTACGCCTTGAAAAACTCTCTGACCAGCAGACCAATACAAGGAGAGGTCACCACTCTGGAAA ACATCAGCCCCCCTCGTCGTCTTCGCATCTCGGACGTCAACGACTCGTCCATCACCCTGACCTGGCGTTCCAAGACAGAAACCATCTCTGGTTTCCTGGTTGAGGCCAcgcccatctcctcctccagtggctACGTACCGATTCAAAAGACCATCGATGCGGACTCGCGCATGTACACGATTAGTG GTCTAGAGCCAGGAACCACTTACAAGATCAACATGTATACTCTGAAAGGAAATGGACGCAGCCCACCTCTCACACTCACTGCTTCCACAG CCAAACCAGTGGTCCACCCACCCACCAACATCCACTTCACCTCCCTGAACCCTAACAGCATCTCCTTCACTTGGGAGCCGTCTCGCAGCCCAAGGGTGACTGGGTACTATGTCACCTACGAGGAGGCCAGCGGTGTGCCTCGAGAACTCATCCCCAGGCCCCACGCAGGCCAGGTCTATGCTGTGATCGATG GTTTAAAACCAGGAACGGAGTACGTCATTAAGATTGTGGCACTGCAGAACGCTTTAAGGAGCACACCTCTAGTGGGCAAAGCCAGAACAC AGCCTGCTACAAACCATGCGTTACTGGTCCCTGAGCTGCCTCAGCTTCCCAGTTCTCACAGACCCAGCCCTGACATCCTGGATGTTCCAGACTCCTACGATGACAAAAT CTTCAACTCCAACCATGTTCACTTGACTGGTACTAGTGGCCAGAACCAACCAGGTCAGCAGGGCCAGCACATCTACACAGAGTACCAGAGCCTCGGCCCCAACAATGGACTTCATGGCCCTTACAGTGGACCCAAAGAAGGCCAGAGGCCCACTATCAGGGAACCTCTGATCTACATTCCTGTACCAGGTCCTGATGGTAACAGAGTACCCTTAGTCAAG GTGAGTGATGGCCCTCTGCCAGGCCTTGCGTTTGGTTTCCCTGACAACGAGACAGAGCTGCCCCAGGAAGCAAAGACCATCACCACCATCTCCTGGGCACAGATCCCTCAGACCTCAGAGTATGAGGTGTCCTGTAATCCCATTACTCACCTGGAGGAACAAGGCTTCCAg ATGCGTATTCCAGGCACCTCCAACAGTGCCACACTGATTGGACTGACATCTGGAGCGTCCTACAATGTTGTGGTGGAAGCTATGAGGGGCGGGGCTAAAGAGAAGGTTCTGGAGGAAGTGGTAACCGTTGGCAACGCCG TTTCAGGTGACATCCCTCTTACCACTGGCCGTGACGTGTGTTATGACACGTTCACACACACCTATCATGAGGTGGGCTCCGAGTGGGAGCGCATGTCTGAGACAGGCTTCAAGCTGTGGTGTCGCTGCCTGGGCCTGGGCAGTGGCCACTTTAGGTGTGATTCATCCA AGTGGTGTCACGACAGCGGTAACAACTACCGTGTCGGTGAAAAGTGGGACCGTCGTGGTGAAAACGGTCACATGATGAGCTGTACCTGCCTGGGAAATGGAAAGGGCGAGTTTAAATGCGAACCCC ATGAGTCCACATGTTATGATGATGGGAAGATGTACCAAGTTGGAAACCAGTGGCAGAAGGAATACCTGGGTGCTATCTGTACCTGTACCTGCTATGGAGGACAACAG GGCTGGCGCTGTGAGAACTGCAGAAGGCCGGGAGGAGCGAGTGAGGTGGAGGCTGACCTGCTGCAGCCCGTTAGCTCAGATGTCTTCGACCGCTACAGAGAAAATGCTCTACGGAAACTG AACATCCAGTGTCCGATCGAATGTTTAAGGCCGGAGCTGCTTGCAGACGCTCACGGTCCTGCTGAATGA